A DNA window from Acidimicrobiales bacterium contains the following coding sequences:
- a CDS encoding penicillin-binding protein 2 codes for MNLRIRRITGVLLGLYALLFIQLNFVQLVKDDEYRSNPANTRDVVRQFSEPRGSIVTADGVVVAQTVDVDTQLERLRQYPYAELYSHITGYFSLNYGATGIESAFNSQLAGTDRQIDIKSLSDLFVERTRTADVHLTIEHSVQRIAEAAMAERNGAAVAIDTQTGAILAMYSWPTYDPGLLSTHDLSQAADDRFALVTDPQNPMRSRAFQERYPPGSTFKVVTSAAALETGLVTPTEPEFAVTDQYVAPQTDRPITNFGQSTCGGNLTEMLRVSCNTGFAELGIQLGADALVAMAEAFGFNSTPHLEIDGVVESVIPDAGFYDDNLPLLAQSAIGQFEVASTPLEMALVAATIANDGVMLEPHIVDRVIDSDGTVVSRTRPKVAATPIEFETAVQLEQMMAVVAASGSARNLQIEGVTVAGKTGTAEAGDGDFTHAWMIGFAPVEEPRVAVAVFLQGDETTGELTGGADAGPIAREVLRAALEALDARATPRN; via the coding sequence GTGAACCTACGCATCCGACGCATCACCGGGGTGCTGTTGGGGCTCTATGCCCTGCTGTTCATCCAGCTCAACTTCGTGCAGCTCGTCAAGGACGACGAATACCGGTCGAACCCCGCCAATACCCGCGATGTGGTGCGCCAGTTCAGCGAGCCGCGCGGATCGATCGTCACCGCCGATGGTGTGGTCGTGGCCCAGACGGTCGATGTCGACACCCAGCTCGAGCGCCTGCGGCAGTACCCGTACGCCGAGCTCTATTCACACATCACGGGGTATTTCTCGCTCAACTACGGTGCAACGGGAATCGAGTCGGCTTTCAACTCTCAGCTGGCCGGCACCGATCGCCAGATCGACATCAAGAGCCTGTCCGACCTGTTCGTGGAACGCACCCGCACCGCAGACGTGCACCTGACTATCGAGCATTCGGTCCAGCGCATCGCCGAAGCCGCCATGGCCGAACGCAACGGCGCCGCGGTGGCCATCGACACCCAGACGGGCGCCATCTTGGCCATGTACTCGTGGCCGACCTACGACCCTGGCTTGTTGTCGACCCACGACCTGTCGCAGGCGGCCGACGACCGTTTCGCACTGGTGACCGACCCCCAGAACCCGATGCGGTCGCGCGCCTTCCAAGAGCGTTATCCGCCCGGGTCGACCTTCAAGGTCGTCACTTCGGCTGCGGCGCTCGAGACCGGCCTGGTAACGCCGACCGAACCAGAGTTCGCGGTCACCGACCAGTACGTGGCACCCCAGACCGACCGGCCCATAACCAACTTCGGCCAGAGCACCTGCGGCGGCAACCTCACCGAGATGCTCAGGGTTTCGTGCAACACCGGGTTCGCCGAGCTGGGCATCCAGCTGGGCGCAGACGCCCTGGTGGCCATGGCTGAGGCGTTCGGGTTCAACTCCACGCCCCACCTCGAGATCGATGGCGTGGTCGAGTCGGTCATTCCCGACGCCGGGTTCTACGACGACAACCTGCCGCTGTTGGCACAGTCGGCCATCGGTCAGTTCGAGGTCGCGTCGACCCCTCTCGAGATGGCACTGGTCGCGGCCACCATCGCCAACGACGGGGTCATGCTCGAGCCCCACATCGTCGATCGTGTGATCGACAGCGACGGCACCGTGGTTTCCAGAACCCGTCCCAAGGTGGCTGCGACGCCCATCGAGTTCGAGACCGCTGTGCAGCTCGAGCAGATGATGGCGGTGGTGGCAGCCAGCGGGTCGGCCCGAAATCTGCAGATAGAGGGGGTCACGGTCGCGGGTAAGACCGGCACGGCCGAGGCCGGCGACGGCGATTTCACCCATGCGTGGATGATCGGCTTTGCACCCGTCGAGGAGCCTCGCGTAGCCGTGGCGGTGTTCCTCCAGGGCGACGAAACCACAGGTGAACTGACCGGTGGGGCAGACGCCGGACCGATAGCACGCGAGGTGCTGAGGGCCGCCCTGGAGGCCCTCGATGCGCGCGCGACACCGCGGAATTGA
- the pknB gene encoding Stk1 family PASTA domain-containing Ser/Thr kinase, producing MSNTERPVFGGRYELYRRIARGGMAEVFLARDQLLDRPVAVKVLFPEYATDPAFVERFRREAQAAANLNHPNVVGVYDWGQELGTYYIVMEYVEGRSLAEIIRSEGPLHPDRAADVAIDIAAALGFAHRNGVVHRDIKPGNVLIDSSGQVKVTDFGIARALSADANDSLTQTGNVMGTATYLSPEQAQGRPADPRSDVYSLAVVLYEMLTAGPPFTGDTPVSIAYKHVQEPVPSPAKYNADVPPALEAIVLHGLAKQPDDRYASAEELRADLRRYRTGETPRVVASGAPAVAPVALPNNPTPPPADATVAVPQMPVAAAPSMTQQVPPVQMPPVGSGYSSYDDSPPRTGLWIAILLLTLIGLAVVLFFLAQALLGTDDGEPGESSETTTVDTARVPSLIGSNWEIAQAQLEELGFENIRVEFEERDGVEENIVFSQDPRSGLVIDKDEEIVILASAGATLLDVPNVVGLDRIEAENQLRGIGFDVLITERTDEEIEVDKVISQSPSATEQRPGGSTIEIVVSLGVGEVEVPPVVGLTVGDARVAIARAELTDEIEEEFSEDVESGVVIRSDPAEGTSVERDSLVKLVVSKGPEPVIIPSLEEIGSTNPDVVQARLEEARFEVRREETPLEFGDENDGQVVEIRPEPGTESFVGQEVVILIGKAATEPPTTTTTSTTTTSTTSTTTTTTTTTTTTAP from the coding sequence ATGAGCAACACCGAGCGGCCCGTTTTCGGCGGGAGATACGAGCTTTATCGGCGCATTGCCCGTGGTGGCATGGCCGAGGTGTTCTTGGCGCGCGACCAGCTGCTCGACCGGCCGGTCGCGGTCAAGGTCCTGTTCCCCGAGTACGCCACCGATCCTGCTTTCGTCGAGCGCTTCCGCCGCGAGGCCCAGGCAGCTGCCAACCTGAACCACCCCAACGTGGTCGGTGTGTACGACTGGGGCCAGGAGCTCGGCACGTACTACATCGTCATGGAGTACGTCGAAGGCCGCTCGCTCGCCGAGATCATCCGGTCCGAGGGTCCGCTTCATCCCGACCGCGCCGCCGATGTCGCCATCGACATCGCCGCAGCCCTCGGTTTCGCGCACCGCAACGGCGTCGTGCACCGCGACATCAAGCCGGGAAACGTGCTGATCGACTCGTCAGGGCAGGTGAAGGTAACCGACTTCGGCATTGCCAGGGCTCTCAGCGCCGACGCCAACGACAGCCTCACCCAAACCGGCAACGTCATGGGCACGGCAACCTATTTGTCGCCCGAGCAGGCCCAGGGGCGCCCCGCGGACCCTCGCAGCGATGTCTATTCGCTGGCGGTCGTGTTGTACGAGATGCTCACCGCCGGGCCTCCGTTCACCGGCGACACGCCTGTGTCGATTGCCTACAAGCACGTTCAAGAGCCTGTGCCGTCTCCGGCGAAGTACAACGCCGATGTGCCCCCGGCGCTGGAGGCCATCGTCCTACACGGCCTGGCCAAGCAGCCCGACGATCGCTACGCCAGCGCGGAAGAGCTGCGCGCAGACCTGCGCCGCTATCGCACGGGCGAGACTCCGCGGGTCGTGGCGTCCGGAGCGCCGGCGGTAGCGCCCGTTGCGCTGCCCAACAACCCGACGCCGCCACCGGCCGACGCCACGGTGGCCGTTCCTCAGATGCCGGTGGCCGCCGCGCCGTCGATGACCCAACAGGTTCCACCTGTTCAGATGCCCCCTGTGGGCAGCGGCTATTCGTCGTACGACGATTCGCCCCCGCGCACCGGCCTGTGGATAGCCATCCTGCTGCTGACCCTCATCGGCCTGGCAGTGGTGCTGTTCTTCCTGGCTCAGGCATTGCTGGGCACCGACGACGGTGAGCCCGGTGAGTCGTCCGAGACCACCACCGTCGACACGGCCAGGGTGCCTTCGCTCATCGGTTCCAACTGGGAGATAGCGCAGGCTCAGCTCGAAGAACTGGGTTTCGAGAACATCAGGGTCGAGTTCGAAGAGCGCGACGGTGTCGAAGAGAACATCGTGTTCAGCCAGGATCCGCGCTCGGGTCTGGTCATCGACAAGGACGAAGAGATCGTCATCCTGGCCTCGGCTGGGGCGACGTTGCTCGATGTCCCCAACGTGGTGGGGCTCGATCGCATCGAGGCCGAGAACCAGCTGCGCGGCATCGGGTTCGATGTGCTCATAACCGAGCGCACCGACGAAGAGATCGAGGTCGACAAGGTCATCAGCCAGTCACCCTCTGCCACCGAGCAGCGACCCGGCGGTTCAACAATCGAGATCGTCGTCTCGTTGGGCGTCGGCGAGGTAGAGGTGCCGCCCGTGGTTGGGCTCACGGTGGGTGACGCCAGGGTTGCCATAGCTCGTGCCGAACTCACTGACGAGATCGAAGAGGAGTTCTCCGAAGACGTCGAGTCTGGGGTGGTCATCCGCTCCGATCCGGCCGAAGGAACCTCGGTCGAGCGAGATTCGCTGGTCAAGTTGGTGGTCTCGAAGGGCCCCGAGCCGGTCATTATCCCCAGCCTCGAAGAGATCGGCAGCACGAACCCCGACGTTGTCCAGGCCCGTCTCGAGGAGGCTCGCTTCGAGGTTCGCCGAGAAGAGACCCCGCTCGAGTTCGGCGACGAGAACGACGGCCAGGTCGTCGAGATCAGGCCAGAACCGGGTACCGAGTCGTTCGTAGGTCAAGAGGTCGTGATCCTCATCGGCAAGGCGGCTACCGAGCCACCTACGACCACGACTACCTCGACCACCACCACTTCGACGACCTCCACCACCACCACGACCACGACAACAACGACCACCACCGCTCCTTGA